From a single Balneolales bacterium ANBcel1 genomic region:
- a CDS encoding transketolase translates to MENISKKAADNIRILSAAMVEKAGSGHPGGAMGGADFVHVLFSEFMVYDPKDPEWAFRDRFFLDPGHMSPMLYSALALTGDYTMDDIRNFRQWGSITPGHPELDVKRRVENTSGPLGQGHANALGAAIAERFLADRFGEWLKHKTYAFISDGGIQEEISQGVGRIAGYLGLSNLIMFFDSNDIQLSSTTDDVTHEDTAKKYEAWGWKTVTIDGHDHDAIRKALSDANAETERPTLIIGKTIMGKGAVDADGNNMERLNSTHGQPLSGAGCSFEKTIENLGGDPSDPFQIRDDVREYYNEVNRKKSEEVSRRREEQKKWEAENSELAAKLKLFLSNEIPDIDFSQIKQKEGVATRGASGAVLAYLADHVENMIVASADLSNSDKTDGFLKKTTSFKKGDFSGAFLQVGVSELTMAAIASGMALHGGVIPVCATFFAFSDFMKPAVRLAALMELPVIYVWTHDSFRVGEDGPTHQPVEQEAQIRLLEHLKNHSGKNGLLALRPADAVETTIAWEMALKNRATPTALILTRQNIPPVWTNGRDRATSAQEAAKGAYIVNDGAENPDITLVANGSEVSTVAAVGESLAKEGVNVRVVSAISEGLFRTQPESYQKEIIPQDGPVFALTAGLPVTMQGLIPPQGVSVGLDHFGYSAPAGVLDEKFGYTPETAGPKIRAYLKEQQK, encoded by the coding sequence ATGGAAAATATTTCAAAAAAAGCAGCAGATAATATTCGCATTTTGTCGGCGGCCATGGTGGAAAAAGCCGGCTCGGGTCATCCGGGCGGTGCCATGGGCGGTGCCGATTTCGTCCACGTCCTGTTCAGTGAATTTATGGTATACGACCCGAAGGATCCGGAATGGGCGTTTCGTGACCGTTTTTTCCTGGATCCCGGACATATGTCGCCCATGCTCTACTCCGCGCTTGCGCTTACGGGTGATTACACCATGGACGATATTCGCAACTTCCGGCAGTGGGGCAGCATCACCCCCGGACACCCGGAACTGGATGTCAAGCGCCGGGTCGAAAACACCTCCGGACCGCTGGGACAGGGGCACGCCAACGCACTGGGCGCCGCTATAGCCGAGCGTTTTCTGGCGGATCGTTTCGGTGAGTGGCTCAAGCACAAGACCTACGCTTTCATATCCGATGGCGGCATCCAGGAAGAGATTTCACAGGGCGTCGGACGTATCGCCGGTTACCTTGGGCTTTCGAATCTCATCATGTTTTTTGATTCCAATGATATTCAGCTCTCCTCCACTACCGACGATGTAACGCATGAAGATACAGCGAAGAAATATGAGGCGTGGGGATGGAAGACAGTAACCATCGACGGCCACGACCACGACGCCATCCGCAAAGCGCTCAGCGATGCCAATGCGGAGACCGAGCGGCCTACGCTGATCATCGGCAAGACGATCATGGGCAAGGGTGCTGTCGATGCCGACGGCAACAACATGGAGAGACTCAACTCCACACATGGCCAGCCGCTCAGCGGTGCCGGATGTTCGTTTGAGAAGACTATCGAGAACCTCGGGGGCGATCCTTCAGATCCGTTCCAGATCAGAGACGATGTCAGGGAATACTACAATGAGGTGAACCGCAAGAAGTCCGAGGAAGTCAGCCGCCGCAGAGAAGAGCAGAAAAAGTGGGAAGCGGAGAACAGCGAGCTTGCCGCCAAACTGAAGTTATTCCTGTCCAATGAAATCCCGGATATAGACTTCAGCCAGATCAAGCAGAAGGAAGGTGTGGCCACACGCGGAGCTTCCGGAGCCGTGCTGGCGTATCTGGCCGACCATGTCGAGAACATGATTGTGGCTTCGGCAGATCTCTCCAACAGCGATAAAACCGATGGTTTCCTGAAGAAGACCACCAGTTTCAAAAAAGGTGATTTCTCCGGCGCGTTTCTCCAGGTCGGCGTATCGGAACTCACCATGGCGGCCATCGCCAGCGGTATGGCCCTGCATGGCGGCGTGATTCCGGTATGCGCGACCTTCTTCGCGTTTTCCGATTTCATGAAACCCGCGGTCAGGCTCGCCGCCCTGATGGAGCTTCCGGTCATCTATGTATGGACTCACGACTCCTTCCGTGTCGGTGAAGACGGCCCAACTCATCAGCCTGTTGAGCAGGAGGCGCAAATCCGCCTGCTGGAACACCTCAAAAACCACTCCGGCAAAAACGGCCTGCTGGCCCTGAGGCCTGCCGATGCTGTGGAAACGACCATAGCCTGGGAAATGGCGCTCAAGAACCGTGCAACCCCCACCGCACTGATCCTCACCCGTCAGAACATCCCGCCGGTGTGGACCAACGGCCGTGACCGTGCCACATCGGCACAGGAAGCAGCCAAAGGCGCCTATATTGTTAACGACGGTGCGGAAAATCCTGATATCACACTGGTAGCCAACGGATCGGAAGTTTCCACCGTGGCCGCGGTTGGCGAATCACTTGCGAAAGAAGGCGTTAACGTCCGCGTGGTCTCCGCCATTTCCGAAGGCCTGTTCCGCACCCAGCCGGAATCCTACCAGAAGGAGATCATCCCGCAGGACGGACCGGTTTTCGCACTTACTGCCGGACTGCCCGTGACCATGCAGGGATTGATTCCTCCTCAGGGAGTGAGTGTTGGTCTCGATCATTTCGGTTACTCGGCTCCCGCCGGAGTACTGGACGAGAAGTTCGGATATACCCCGGAAACGGCCGGACCCAAAATCCGGGCCTACCTCAAGGAGCAGCAGAAATAG
- a CDS encoding glycoside hydrolase family 43 protein has translation MNSQGHVCLPLLAGLAVAVLSVLPGCGPDSDYRAAPEAGVPAFHWFEYTGQDTVFEQFVPGEDEYQNPLIAGFYPDPSIIRHGADYFMVHSTFSVYPGIPLFHSRDLVNWTQIGHVLDRPSQLDLEGLEMSYGVFAPTINYHDGTFYVLSTVVNGGGNFLVTSEDPSVPGSWSEPVWLTDVQGIDPSIFFDDDGTIYILNNGPPEGEPLYEGHRALWIQEYDPETQTTGPDQVIVDGGVDITQEPIWIEAPHLKKIDGQYLLIAAEGGTGHQHSQVAFRADSPTGPYVPYEGNPILTQRHLDRDRPFPVDNTGHADIVETQNGEWWAVFLGVRPYEGTYFNTGRETFMLPVEWTDDGWPIILKGDETVPYTHPRPDLPLQDTPEIPLTGNFTLLDTFEEDELALYWSFIRTPTEKWYELDNGMLKIQPRPVHISDGGNPSFIGRRLQHARAIASTAMTYRPSAPGDAAGMVAFQRENNYFFLGVTLEEGAEQPVIQLEKRSGDTSGGTTVILASKPLEYDTDSPVYLRIEAREDEYDFYYSLTENRWELLYEGADGKVLSTERAGGFIGSFFGMYSYSEN, from the coding sequence ATGAATTCACAGGGTCATGTTTGTTTACCGTTGCTGGCCGGCCTGGCAGTGGCGGTATTGTCTGTTTTGCCGGGCTGTGGCCCCGATTCCGATTATCGGGCAGCTCCGGAAGCCGGTGTGCCGGCATTCCACTGGTTTGAGTACACCGGTCAGGATACCGTATTTGAACAGTTCGTTCCGGGAGAAGATGAGTACCAGAATCCTTTGATTGCGGGGTTCTACCCCGACCCCAGCATTATTCGCCACGGGGCGGACTATTTCATGGTACACTCCACTTTTTCGGTCTATCCGGGTATTCCGCTTTTCCACAGCAGGGACCTTGTGAACTGGACCCAGATCGGGCATGTGCTTGACCGACCTTCGCAGCTGGACCTGGAAGGCCTGGAAATGTCTTATGGTGTCTTTGCTCCGACCATCAACTACCATGATGGTACCTTCTATGTCCTCTCTACGGTCGTCAACGGTGGCGGTAACTTCCTGGTCACCTCGGAAGACCCATCCGTGCCGGGATCCTGGTCGGAGCCGGTGTGGCTAACGGATGTGCAGGGAATCGATCCGTCCATATTTTTTGACGATGACGGTACCATCTACATTTTAAATAACGGACCTCCCGAAGGCGAACCGCTTTATGAAGGGCACCGGGCACTGTGGATCCAGGAGTATGATCCGGAAACCCAGACCACCGGTCCCGACCAGGTGATTGTCGACGGCGGCGTGGACATCACCCAGGAGCCGATCTGGATCGAAGCCCCCCATTTGAAGAAAATTGACGGCCAGTATCTGCTGATTGCCGCCGAAGGTGGAACCGGGCATCAGCACTCCCAAGTGGCCTTTCGGGCGGACTCGCCTACCGGCCCCTATGTACCCTACGAGGGGAATCCGATTCTCACCCAGCGTCATCTTGACCGTGACCGGCCGTTCCCGGTAGATAATACCGGTCATGCCGATATTGTGGAAACCCAGAACGGTGAGTGGTGGGCGGTATTTCTGGGTGTGCGCCCCTATGAGGGAACCTATTTCAATACCGGAAGGGAAACATTCATGCTCCCGGTGGAGTGGACCGACGACGGCTGGCCGATTATTCTGAAAGGCGATGAAACGGTACCGTATACCCATCCCCGCCCCGATTTGCCTTTGCAGGATACGCCCGAAATTCCGCTGACCGGAAACTTCACGCTTCTGGATACCTTTGAGGAGGATGAGCTGGCACTCTACTGGAGTTTTATCCGGACACCAACGGAGAAGTGGTATGAGCTCGACAATGGCATGCTGAAGATTCAGCCCAGGCCGGTGCACATCAGCGACGGTGGCAATCCGTCCTTCATCGGCCGACGTCTGCAGCATGCACGGGCGATTGCGTCGACCGCCATGACCTACCGGCCCTCGGCTCCGGGCGATGCCGCAGGGATGGTTGCCTTTCAACGCGAAAACAACTATTTCTTTCTGGGAGTTACGCTTGAAGAAGGCGCCGAACAACCGGTTATCCAGCTGGAAAAACGATCCGGCGATACTTCCGGCGGAACCACTGTCATTCTGGCTTCAAAACCGCTGGAGTATGACACTGATTCTCCCGTTTATCTTCGAATCGAGGCCCGTGAAGACGAGTACGACTTTTACTACAGTCTAACTGAAAACCGCTGGGAATTGCTGTATGAAGGCGCCGATGGAAAGGTCTTGAGTACCGAGAGGGCAGGTGGCTTTATCGGCTCATTTTTTGGTATGTACTCGTATTCCGAAAATTAG